CCACCTCGCGCAGGATGCGTACGGCCACTTCCTCCACCGCGGCGGAGACAGCCGGCGATAGACCGTTCCCGATGGACGCCGTTCCGATCTCAATCCCGTACACCAGAGTGACGGCCGGCAGCCTGCCGAGCGCGCGGCCGATCTCGATCGCTTCCGCAAGCCCGATCGCATGGGTCGAGGTCGGGAAGACTTCGCGGCCGATCGGTCCGGCCGTCGCATCGAACCGATGAATCCGTCCCTCCGGCCCGGGGCCGCCGGCCGCATCGACGAGCACCACCTTCTTGACCCCTCCGATCAGCTCCAGTAGATCGAGGCAAGGCCCCTCGGCCTCCACGACTTGCACAGGAGGGCTAACCAAATCTCGCAGGCGCCGCGCCACAACCAATCCGACCGCATCGTCGCCGCGCAAGCCGTTTCCGATCCCGATGATGCGGGTGGCAGCCAGCGCAGGGCCGGCCTGACCATGATCAATCCCGGCAGGGCTCATCTTCACCGCCGCTCGACCTCCAAGCGCAGGAAATGCGTGGCGCAGGAAATACAGGGGT
The DNA window shown above is from Nitrospira tepida and carries:
- a CDS encoding hydrogenase maturation protease, which translates into the protein MSPAGIDHGQAGPALAATRIIGIGNGLRGDDAVGLVVARRLRDLVSPPVQVVEAEGPCLDLLELIGGVKKVVLVDAAGGPGPEGRIHRFDATAGPIGREVFPTSTHAIGLAEAIEIGRALGRLPAVTLVYGIEIGTASIGNGLSPAVSAAVEEVAVRILREVGE